gtcgactcGCCAACCGAAATTTTCGGATTCATACCTGACccgtttcgggttggcgggtcaagTTCGGATCAGCGAATTTTGTATTATATCCGGATCTTAACCTGACCCATCAATCTGATTTGGACTCGATTGCCACCCTTAGCAGTGGCAGTGCGGTCGGCACGCTGCTACGGCGGAGGCGCTAGCGAGCGGCGAGTGGTAGCGGCGACGACTCTGTATGAGATGGCCACGGATGGTGGCAGTGCGAGGGTAGCGCGCGACCAACGGGCAGTGAGTGTGAAGGCGCGGTTGGCGGCGGTCGCGAGGAGGGTCGCGGTCGCGCGGTTGGCTGCAGGGTAGCGGCGAGGACGAGCGACGCACGATACGGCGATGACGAATGGGCAGGCAACGACGGCTACGCGGCACGACGATTTCGGTGGGGGAAGATAGCAGCGGAAAGGGAGAAAAagtgaagaaagaaagaaagaaaaagaaagagaataagaaagaaaaagaatagggCAATCGTGGGGGGTTTTTTTTTCGAAATAAGAGAGGGCAATTTCAtcctttcatcttttttttttagaaaccactGCGTTagacgtgggcacgtctaactgccaTCGAGTCTTCTGACCAACCCTCAGAAATTGAGTTCCTTAAGCGTGACTACCtgacgtgggcacgtctaactattAGAGAGTCTTCTGACTAACTTTCGAAAATTGAATTACTTAAGTGTGACCACCtgatgtgggcacgcctaactagtGGATAGTTTTCTGTCTGTCTAATTAGAAATTTCATCCTTAGGCGTGACCACTAGACGCAGGCACGCTTAACTACCAGCTTCCTGCCACAAAAACAACAAATCATTAAACGCAACTAGCACTTAACAAAAACTCCAGAAATATAAGAAAACCAAAACAAAGAGCCTTGAATTGCCTCCCAaacagcgcctttctttaatgtctttggttaGACTTGGTCAGAACTTTTAAGCAGAATAAATTGGATCCTCGAGTTGCATGAACTCGATTTCCTCAATGGAAAATCCTTCATGATAATGTTTCAAACGATGGCCATTCACCACgaattttttttctatctttAAACTTTGGATCTTGACtatactaaaataaaaaatattagtgGCTTGAAACGGACCAATCCACCAAGAACGCAACTTACCTGGGAAAAATTTAGCCTCGAGTGATAAAGAACTTTTTGCCCAACCACAAACGCTTTTCTCGAGACTTGTTGATCATTAAAAATTCTTCTTTTCTCCATATAAATGAGTGCATTCTCATAAGTTTCATTCCTCAAGACTTCCAACTCCTGCATTGAAGCTTCCTATGCACTCCGACTTCCTTGAGATCCATATTGTACTGTTTAATCGCCCAGAATGCCCTATGCTCAAATTCCTCTGGGATGTGGCATGGCTTCTCAAATACTAATGAATAGAGTGACATCCTAATTGGAGTTTTGTATGCTGTTCGATACGCCCATAGTGCATATTCCAGTCTTGAACTCCAATCTTTCCTGTCCGGACAAACCATCTTCTCCAAAATCAATTTAATCTCTCTATTTGACACTTCAACTTGACCATTCGTCTGCGGGTAGTAAGATGTGGATACCTTATGGAGCGCATCATATTTGCAGAATAAAGTAGCAATTGTCTTGTTGTAAAAATGTGTTCCCCTATCACTCACCATAGCTCTTGGCATTCCAAAGTGAACAAAGATGTTAGATTTAATAAACTCTGCAACCACTTTAGAATCATTAGTTCGGGTGGCTTTCGCCTCCACGCATTTGGATACATAGTCAACAGCAAGCAAGATATATAAGAAACCATAGGATGAGAAAAAAGGACCCATAAAATCTATACCctaaacataaaaaatttcaacaaaaagcaTAGGAGTTTGAGGCATTTGATCTCTACGCGAAATATTCCCTACCCTTTGGCATCTATCACAAGACTTGCAGAATAAATATGCATCTTTAAAAAGGGTAGGCTAGTAGAAGCCACTTTCTAACACTTTACGAGCTATTTTCTTAGGTCCAAAGTGTCCTCCACATGCAAAAGAATGACAAAAAATGAGTATAGAATGAAATTCATGTGCACTTACACACCGTTTTAACACCTGATCCGAACATTACTTCCAAAGGTAGGGGTCATCCCAAATATAATACGTAGCATCACTTTTCAATTTGTCCCTCTTAACCTTTGGCCAACCTGCAGGTACTTGATTGGTCACTAAAAAGTTTACAATATCAGCAATCCAAGTAAtagaaaaattaacaaaaagtaATAGTTCTTCGGAAAAAGTCTCCCTCAGTGGGAGATCCTCCTTAGCCGTGAGCAAACGGCTCAAGTGATCAACAGCTAGATTCTCCACCCCCTTCTTATCTCGAATCTTCAAGTCGAATTTTTGGAGCAGCAGAATCCATCTAATTAACCTTGGTTTTGCATCCTTCTTGGTCAACAAGTACCGCAATGTTGCATGATCagaaaaaattatttctttcgcACACAATAAATAAGACCTAAACTTTTCTAAGGCAAAAACAACAGCCAATAATTCTTTTTCAGTGGTAGAGTAATTAAGCTAAGCTCCATTCAAAACTTTTGATGCATAGTAGATCGCATGTGCTGTTTTGCCAACCCTTTGCCCCAGTACAGCCTCCACTGCATAGTCATTTGCGTAGCTCATTATCTTGAATGGGAGGTTTCAATTTGGGGGTTGAATGACGGGTGGTGATGTCAAAAGTTCCTTCAGTTTGTCGAACGCCATTTTGCACTCATTGTTGAAGTCAAAGGTCACTTCCTTCTACAATAACTTGAACAACGGCGCTctaacttttgaaaattttttgatgaatcTCCGATAAAATCCTGCATGACCCAAATAGAAATGCACCTCTCATACACTCACGGGGTAAGGTAAAGTAGAAATAAGATCTATCTTTGCTTTATCTACCCCTATACCTTTAGCTGACACCACATGCTCTAGAACTATACCGTACTCTACCATGAAGTGACACTTTTTTCAATTGAGCACTAAGTTAGTTTCTATCCATCTTTTCAAAATCAAACCTAAATTATCGAGGCATTCATCAGAGCTATTACCGTAGACACTAAAATCATCCATTAATACCTCAATAATCTTTTTTACATATTCAGAGAAAATATTTACCATACATCTTTGGAAGGTTGGTGGGGCATTACAAAGCTCGAAAGGCATTCTTCGGTAAGCATAAGTACCAAATGGACAGGTGAAAGTGATCTTTTCTTGGTCCTCCGGTGCTATAGCAATTTGGAAATAACCTGAAAAGctatccaaaaaataataataaagtcgACCAGCCAACCTTTCAAGCATTTGGTCAATAAAGGGCAGGGAAAAGTGGTCTTTTTTTATTATGGACTTCAATTTTCGATAATCAATGCACTAGCGCCATCTCGTAGGCTTCCTAATTGGGACCATTTCGTCTTCTTGGTTTTCCTCTACTGTCACTCCTGCCTTCTTTGGAACTACTTGAACGGAGCTTACCCAGGGACTATCTGAGATAGCGAAAATAATGCCTACATCCAGGTGTTTAAGGATCTCCTTTTTAACCACTTCCATCATCAATGGGTTTAACCTTCGCTGAGCCTGTCTCACTGGTTTTGCATCCTCTTCTAGCCTAATCAAGTACATGCATAAGTAGGGGCTGATTCCTTTAATGTCTGCAAGGGTCCATCCGATCGCCTCCTTATGATCTCGAAGAAGTCGAACCAGTTTATCCTCCTGACCAGGTGACAAGTATGCAGAGATAATGATTGGCAGCATCTCCTTATCTCCTAAGAACACGTACTTCAAATGGCGCGGGAGGGGTTTGAACTCCAACTCTGGTGCCTGTACAATAGAAGGCAACAACTTTTGATGAGTTTCTGGTGTAAAAAGGGAAGCAAACTCATACCTTGGGGAAATAGATGGAAGTGAGTGTAATGCTTCAACCATATGTCGTAGTTCATCACTCAGTTCTACATCTGGAGTTGCTCCCAACTCAAGATACTTAGTCAAAACTATCTCCAATTCATTCTTACCATCAAACTCAAAAACTCTCTACACAAGTGGGTCAATGACACTCAAAGCAAAAACTGAGTTAGATTTTTCAGGGTATCTTATGGcgtcaaaaatattgaaatgcACAATCTCCCCATCAAACTCCATTGACAAAGTATCCTTATTTACATTAATTTTAGTCCCAGCAGTATTCAAGAAAAGTCTACCTAATAGGATAGGTGACGGATTCACAAACTTTTCATCTCCCATATCTAGGACATAGAAATCAGTTGGAAACACTAATTCATTTACCTGAACTAAGACATCTTCAACTAGCCTATTCGGATAAGCATAAGTAAGGTCCGCTAATTGAATTATGATGCTAGTTTCTTTTAATGGCCTAAGATTTAAGGAAGCATAATAATTTTAGGCATTACATTTATAGATGTTCCCAGATCTAGCATTGCTTTCTTAGCTGTAGTATTTCCTATCTTACGTGGGATCATGAACATATTTGGATCCCCACACTTGGATGGGAGCTTCCTTTGAAGTACAGCTGATATGTTCTCTCCCATTACCACTCTCTCATCACCCCTTACTCTCCTCTTATTGGTGTACAATTCAGAAATCTTGCATACCTTGGTACTTGTTTGATTGCGTCCAACAGGGGGATGTTTATCTCCACTTTTTTGAACATCTCCAGAATCTCTTTCTCCTTCTCTGGTTTCCTTCGCTTTTCCAACCTGCTAAGAAAAGGTGGAGTGTGAGACTTATGATTTATAAGAGAGCCAGAGATTATCTTGGGATTTGAATTTCCCCCTTCTTCTTGGTCAAGCTCCTTTTCTATTTTCTCCTCACTATCATCTTTAGGGACTACTGGCCGGGACCCTTCAACTTTTTTACCGCTTCTCAAGGTCATGACACTCATGTTCTTTGCGTTTGTTTCAGGTTGAGATGACAACTTCCCAAAAACGTGAGACTCTAGACGGTTAATTGCAGTTGCCATGTGACTTACCCGATTTTCTAGATTTTTCATGCCGGACCTTGTCTCCTGTTAGAATTGAGCAATACTTTGCTAGAGTTGGATGGTACTTTCGACCAAACTCTTGACCAAATATTCCAAGGAGCTTTCTCCATTAGAGAATGCGGGATGGGCCTTCGGCTGATATTGATGCTGGACCCTGGCAACGTATTCGGACCAAAATTTTGCTGGCGGTTCTCTCCGTAGCTAAAGTTCGGATGATCCCTTCATCCCGGGTTGTAGGTGTTGGAGTATGGATCATATTGCCTCCTTGGCGCGGGCACGTTGCCAACCATGTTGACTTGTTCAGGACTCTTATCTTGAAGCATTGGGCATATATCAGTAGGATGTCCCGTGTTGGTACAGATCCCACAAACCTTAACTTGTTGTATATTTCCTACAGTCAATTGTCGGACAATTGAAGTCAGCTCCGATAACTGCTGTTGAATAGACGAACTTTCCACCTCATTCACTTGACGAGTGGGGACATTATCTCTAAGGACGAATTATTGTGAGTTGTGCGCcatttcctcaatcaactcccatgcCTCTCCAGGAATTTTATTCACCAGTGTCCCACCACTTGCGGCGTCAATGATGTTCCTGTCAGACAAAGTAAGACCCTCGTCAAAATATTGAATTAACAACTGGTCACTTATCTGATGCTGGAGACATCTAGTGCATAATTTGTTGAACCGCTCCCAATACTCATATAAGGTCTCCCCTGGCTGCTACTTAATGCCACATATCTCTTTTCTCAAGCTAGCAGTTCGGGAGGCAGGAAAGTACTTCTCCAAAAATTTCTTCTTCAGTTGCACCTAGGTGGTAATACTACCTGCCGGTAGGTAGTACAACCAATCCTTGGCCGAGTCCTTGAGAGAGAAATGAAATGCTCTCAGTTTAATCTACTCTTCAGTCACCCCGGGAGGTTTCGTACTTGAGCACACTACTTCAAATTCTTATAGATGCTTATGAGGCTCTTCTCCTGAAAGATCATGAAAAGAAGGTAAGAGGTGAATTAATCCAGATTTTAACTCAAAAGAGGTATTTTCATTCAGATTAGGGAAGGTAATGCAAAGTGGCTGCTGAGTTAAGTCaagagcagccaactcccttagtgtCCTGTTGTTTATCATCATATACTCTTTTTGTTCTGAATCGCTTGCAGTAGATGACTGTCCTTTCTTGCATTTCTTGGTCTCTTGTCTTTGTCTACGTGCTGTCTTCTCCACTTTAGGGTCGTATATCAATTTACCTGTGTGGGAAGAATGAGGCATAAACTCgtaaaaataccaaaaataaaatgaactaaaaaagaaacaaataattcaCTGACCAGTCCctggcaacggcgccaaaaattgacaggtgtcgagcctgagaaataataatattaataaTCCTAATTGCCAACAGAAGCAGTGTCGTGTTAATTCTAGtattggagcagggactctagatgtgcaatgggttactagaTTCACCCTGGTTCTGAAGAGTTTGTTAaatccgatatacccgaattTATTCACAAAAAATCTTTAATTTATATATAGAGTTagtagggtcgtatcctcaGAGATTGGGGTAAGTTCGTTTCTTTTCAAGTCAAGATGAAACGGGGATTTTGAGAATTAAATGCTAATGAATTGTTAACTATATTAATCAACTGCGAAAAATAACTAAGAGAGAGAAATAATTGaaaaaactctagccaagagtAAACTTCAGAGATGGCTTAAGTAACTGATTATTGATGCAATTATAATTCCAACATTCATTAATAAGTAGGTTTTTTATATGCCGATACGATCTAACAGTCAGTTTCTCCTTACTGCTTCGATAGTCAATGTACGACCATTGATTATTTCCCTAATCTAGAAATAACCCTATgtacgaccataggatttaattccCTAATTGCATTAGAAATTAGAGAAACCCTACTCTAATCAATAAACACGCTatgagggtttatttaaattagattgtacGTTTCCCCAACACAAACCCAATTATACCAGTTGCTACCGGGATGAGAGTAATcaaataattacggattcaactaTCCCCAATTAGCAAATAGActacgtgaataattaaatattgcgcaacTATTCAATCATAAACAATAGTCATAGCCACTACAAGCAGGAAACATACAACTATTAATGAATGAAAGAAGCaatcaaaataatttagatcttacagttattgttgaaccaaatcttcagttgtcccttTGACTAGAAGTACGAaattagttctccattaatAGAGGACAAGCCGTGCAAATAATTGGGAAGAGCTTTCAAATTGTTTTCTCCCAATTCGgtccacaaaaagaaaaaaaagagacaagAGTACTCTGCTAATTTTCGTTTCCAGCAAAAAGATGATGAGTTGATGTCTCCGAATTTCCACTTCGTTTGACTTCTAAATGGGTTGGTCTCCTAATACCAATCAAATTCCTAAAAAAAAAGTCCTAT
The DNA window shown above is from Coffea arabica cultivar ET-39 chromosome 5e, Coffea Arabica ET-39 HiFi, whole genome shotgun sequence and carries:
- the LOC113687378 gene encoding uncharacterized protein; amino-acid sequence: MATAINRLESHVFGKLSSQPETNAKNMSVMTLRSGKKVEGSRPVVPKDDSEEKIEKELDQEEGGNSNPKIISGSLINHKSHTPPFLSRLEKRRKPEKEKEILEMFKKVEINIPLLDAIKQVPRPLKETSIIIQLADLTYAYPNRLVEDVLVQRVFEFDGKNELEIVLTKYLELGATPDVELSDELRHMVEALHSLPSISPRYEFASLFTPETHQKLLPSIVQAPELEFKPLPRHLKYVFLGDKEMLPIIISAYLSPGQEDKLVRLLRDHKEAIGWTLADIKGISPYLCMYLIRLEEDAKPVRQAQRRLNPLMMEVVKKEILKHLDVGIIFAISDSPWGIDFMGPFFSSYGFLYILLAVDYVSKCVEAKATRTNDSKVVAEFIKSNIFVHFGMPRAMVSDRGTHFYNKTIATLFCKYDALHKVSTSYYPQTNGQVEVSNREIKLILEKMVCPDRKDWSSRLEYALWAYRTAYKTPIRMSLYSLVFEKPCHIPEEFEHRAFWAIKQYNMDLKEVGVHRKLQCRSWKS